From the Oleiphilus messinensis genome, one window contains:
- the mutM gene encoding bifunctional DNA-formamidopyrimidine glycosylase/DNA-(apurinic or apyrimidinic site) lyase, whose amino-acid sequence MPELPEVETTKRGIAPHILSKSVTDVCIRQPKLRWPIPDDLAERLNQARLLNIHRRAKYLLLQFDPGWLLIHLGMSGSLRIVDPNQLPEKHDHVDIHFANTVLRFRDPRRFGAVLWLGDTPEDSPLLSKLGPEPLAEAFNGDYLYARSRGKTATVKQFIMDQAVVTGIGNIYATEALFLSGIKPTRAAGQISRERYQKLSQNAKSILEKAIDQGGTTLKDFVGSDGKPGYFKQELLAYGRKGLPCVTCETELTEVRLGNRSTVYCKRCQR is encoded by the coding sequence TTGCCAGAATTACCCGAAGTAGAAACCACGAAACGGGGCATTGCCCCCCACATTTTGTCGAAAAGTGTAACCGACGTGTGTATTCGCCAGCCCAAGCTTCGCTGGCCTATCCCGGATGACCTTGCCGAGAGGTTAAATCAAGCCCGACTACTAAATATCCACCGTCGCGCCAAATACCTCTTACTGCAGTTTGATCCGGGCTGGTTGCTTATCCATCTCGGAATGTCTGGCAGTTTGCGCATTGTAGACCCGAATCAACTCCCCGAAAAACATGATCATGTTGATATCCATTTTGCCAACACTGTTTTGCGTTTTCGCGACCCCCGCCGTTTCGGTGCAGTTTTGTGGCTTGGGGATACCCCGGAAGACAGCCCTCTCCTGAGCAAACTCGGCCCGGAACCTCTGGCAGAGGCATTCAATGGTGATTATCTCTATGCACGATCACGAGGTAAAACCGCAACGGTCAAGCAGTTCATCATGGATCAAGCTGTAGTCACCGGCATTGGTAACATCTATGCGACTGAAGCCTTATTCCTGTCCGGCATCAAGCCCACTCGCGCAGCAGGCCAAATATCCCGTGAACGCTATCAAAAACTGAGCCAAAACGCCAAATCAATCCTTGAAAAGGCGATCGATCAAGGCGGCACGACACTGAAGGACTTTGTCGGTAGCGATGGTAAACCGGGTTACTTCAAACAAGAGTTACTTGCCTACGGGCGAAAAGGGCTGCCTTGTGTAACCTGCGAAACCGAATTGACTGAAGTGCGCCTCGGAAACCGCAGCACCGTCTATTGCAAGCGATGTCAGCGCTGA
- a CDS encoding hydantoinase/oxoprolinase family protein, giving the protein MMQSQSDCNRKTKILGVDTGGTFTDFVLFTGDGVVLHKVLSTPRNPAQAIVQGISELGLDSAIKAGQVLVVHGTTVATNAALEKKGCRTVYIANKGLADVLAIGRQTRAELYNLTPVKEPPVIEPENCLEVDCRVSAKGERLVALDEVKIAALVEQIDALKPDAVAINLLFSFLDEQDEKALEAALTDRYFVSRSSFVLPQYGEYERGMATWLNAWLGPKVEQYLGFLAQALQPARISIMQSSGGTIALEQASQRAVNLLLSGPAGGLSAVAYLSGKLAEPRMMTFDMGGTSTDVALVDEGIRITHEGHLGPYPVAVPMVDMHTIGAGGGSLAWIDAGGMLQVGPESAGADPGPACYGKGGTQATVTDANVVLGRLRPENFLGGSMSLDEEASRLAVQAISERLGVSVLEAAEGIVRLANEHMVKALRSISVQRGYNPKDFVLCSFGGAGGLHVCALADALSMTRAIVPLNSGVLSAFGMVVAPKERRLTRTVNMIIGRDSLAELAHTFSELQDIAEQELFHEGVAQSELTVTCSVALRYQGQTFTLELPADERQYGEMEPAFHEAHKLRYGYQMNRPVEIVNVSVRVFASVMTESLSLTPQPAALRASGGSQAGHTESIKREHMNIGQIYSGPLLIIDSHATLYVDPKWQARCDEMGNVLLEHP; this is encoded by the coding sequence ATGATGCAATCGCAATCAGACTGTAACCGGAAAACTAAAATACTTGGTGTTGATACCGGGGGGACGTTTACTGATTTTGTTTTATTTACTGGCGATGGGGTTGTTTTGCATAAGGTGCTATCCACGCCCAGGAATCCGGCGCAAGCGATTGTGCAGGGGATCAGTGAGCTGGGCCTGGATTCGGCGATAAAGGCCGGTCAGGTGCTGGTTGTGCACGGTACCACGGTAGCGACCAATGCAGCGTTGGAAAAAAAAGGGTGTCGTACGGTCTACATTGCCAATAAAGGGCTCGCCGATGTATTGGCGATTGGACGCCAAACTCGGGCAGAGCTGTACAACTTGACGCCGGTAAAAGAACCGCCCGTTATTGAGCCTGAAAATTGTTTGGAAGTTGATTGTCGAGTCTCGGCCAAGGGGGAACGATTGGTCGCATTGGATGAGGTTAAGATCGCGGCGCTGGTTGAGCAGATAGATGCCCTAAAACCCGACGCGGTAGCAATTAACTTGTTGTTTTCCTTTCTTGATGAGCAGGATGAAAAAGCCTTGGAAGCGGCGTTGACGGATCGTTACTTTGTCAGTCGGTCGTCTTTTGTCTTGCCTCAGTACGGGGAGTATGAGCGGGGTATGGCGACGTGGTTGAACGCCTGGCTGGGGCCGAAGGTTGAACAATATCTGGGGTTTCTGGCGCAGGCATTGCAGCCCGCAAGAATCTCGATTATGCAGTCATCAGGGGGAACCATTGCGCTGGAGCAGGCGAGCCAGCGCGCCGTGAATTTACTTTTATCCGGACCTGCAGGTGGTTTGTCCGCCGTTGCTTATTTATCCGGAAAACTCGCCGAACCCCGAATGATGACATTTGATATGGGTGGGACTTCCACTGATGTCGCTCTGGTCGATGAGGGCATCCGTATTACCCATGAAGGGCATTTAGGGCCGTATCCGGTAGCGGTTCCCATGGTTGACATGCACACCATCGGTGCCGGAGGGGGGTCATTGGCCTGGATTGATGCCGGTGGCATGTTGCAGGTGGGGCCCGAGTCTGCAGGTGCTGATCCTGGCCCGGCATGCTACGGAAAAGGCGGTACTCAGGCAACGGTTACGGACGCCAATGTCGTTTTAGGCCGGTTGCGACCTGAAAACTTCCTGGGTGGCAGCATGTCCCTGGATGAAGAGGCTTCCAGATTGGCTGTTCAAGCCATTTCCGAGCGTTTGGGGGTGAGTGTTCTGGAGGCGGCAGAGGGCATTGTCCGGCTGGCGAATGAGCACATGGTGAAAGCACTGCGCAGTATTTCGGTCCAGCGTGGATATAACCCGAAGGATTTTGTGCTGTGTAGTTTTGGCGGTGCAGGCGGATTGCATGTGTGTGCGCTGGCGGATGCATTGTCGATGACTCGGGCGATTGTGCCGCTTAACAGTGGGGTACTTTCTGCGTTTGGTATGGTGGTCGCGCCCAAAGAGCGTCGTTTGACACGTACGGTTAATATGATTATTGGTCGGGACTCTTTAGCAGAACTGGCACATACGTTCAGTGAATTGCAAGATATCGCAGAGCAGGAGTTATTTCATGAAGGTGTTGCACAGTCAGAGTTAACGGTGACTTGCAGTGTCGCCCTGCGTTATCAGGGGCAGACGTTTACACTGGAATTACCGGCGGATGAGCGCCAGTACGGAGAAATGGAGCCGGCTTTTCATGAAGCCCATAAATTGCGCTACGGTTATCAAATGAATCGTCCGGTTGAGATTGTTAATGTTTCCGTTCGGGTTTTTGCCTCGGTGATGACAGAGAGCTTGTCGTTGACACCTCAACCTGCGGCACTTCGCGCGTCGGGAGGGAGTCAAGCGGGCCATACGGAATCAATAAAACGAGAGCATATGAATATCGGGCAGATTTATTCGGGGCCGCTCCTCATCATCGATTCACACGCCACGCTCTATGTGGACCCCAAATGGCAGGCCCGGTGCGATGAAATGGGGAATGTACTGCTGGAGCATCCGTAA
- a CDS encoding GGDEF domain-containing protein → MDYKPTSATTASMLTMAQMVAITECETLTDLGDLMADIFCTVFDAERVRFVIGNWNQNASAYSKTRHQPCFVLHLHKKLEILGSVIIENPHLVPGSEEIDPLLILFSNQIKHLNSRSIDLLTGLMNRQALETQIELYSRDENFLNQHKTPDLCVLALLEIDHFPRVNEAYGWVYGDEILIKFARLCSQIFREQDQLFRFGANQFAVLLRCQNKSEAALMLEQAQKQFRAHDFAKAKPLSVSIGYAVLGVSSQKHASTEIGVPLPWSVLIDRVNRALSWVKQQQPGSSMAYEAMLERGLVREPHYEVQADLF, encoded by the coding sequence ATGGACTACAAACCTACTTCAGCAACAACTGCCAGTATGTTGACTATGGCACAAATGGTCGCAATTACCGAGTGTGAAACGTTAACAGATCTCGGTGATTTGATGGCAGATATTTTTTGCACTGTATTTGATGCTGAGCGCGTGCGCTTTGTTATCGGGAACTGGAATCAGAATGCGAGTGCGTATAGCAAGACCCGGCATCAACCCTGCTTTGTCTTGCATCTGCATAAAAAGCTGGAAATACTGGGCTCTGTCATCATAGAGAATCCGCATCTTGTGCCGGGCAGTGAAGAAATTGATCCGCTGTTGATTTTGTTTTCCAACCAGATTAAACATTTGAATAGCCGGTCCATAGATTTACTGACCGGATTAATGAATCGCCAGGCGCTGGAAACTCAAATTGAACTCTACTCCCGTGATGAGAACTTTCTGAATCAGCACAAGACTCCGGATTTATGTGTTCTCGCGCTGCTTGAGATTGATCATTTTCCGCGTGTAAACGAGGCCTATGGCTGGGTTTACGGAGATGAAATACTCATCAAGTTCGCACGTTTGTGTAGCCAGATATTTCGAGAACAGGACCAGCTGTTCCGCTTCGGTGCTAACCAGTTTGCGGTGTTGTTGCGGTGTCAGAATAAATCGGAAGCAGCATTGATGCTAGAGCAAGCCCAGAAACAATTCAGAGCCCATGACTTCGCCAAGGCAAAGCCCCTTTCTGTTTCAATCGGGTATGCTGTGCTTGGTGTGTCAAGCCAGAAACACGCTTCGACTGAAATCGGCGTACCGCTTCCCTGGAGTGTCCTGATTGATCGGGTGAACCGGGCATTGAGCTGGGTCAAGCAACAGCAGCCCGGGTCATCGATGGCTTATGAAGCAATGCTCGAGCGTGGCTTGGTCCGGGAGCCTCACTACGAAGTGCAGGCAGACTTATTCTGA
- the rsmD gene encoding 16S rRNA (guanine(966)-N(2))-methyltransferase RsmD, producing the protein MKNRRSKSHPPKPEGQRAHRSARRPAGTPTSSLRIIGGQYRGRRINFPDWDGLRPTPDRIRETLFNWLSFDIEGSTCMDLCAGTGILAFEALSRRAQYAKAIDQSRDSILSIQKNSELLSIKNLDCANNAIESYLSTHPDRRYNVVFMDPPFRKGMVIPAINLLEEKGWLAADAWVYIETEAELNALCTPDTWTLHREKTAGQVRYRLYRRQAPDLEASVSSETASE; encoded by the coding sequence ATGAAAAATCGCCGCTCTAAATCTCACCCACCGAAGCCTGAAGGACAACGTGCTCATCGATCGGCGCGACGACCTGCCGGAACCCCGACTTCCAGCCTGAGAATCATTGGCGGTCAGTATCGAGGCCGAAGAATCAATTTTCCAGACTGGGATGGACTCCGCCCTACCCCGGACCGGATTCGCGAAACCCTGTTCAACTGGCTGTCCTTTGATATTGAGGGCAGCACATGCATGGATCTGTGCGCGGGAACCGGAATTCTGGCATTTGAGGCATTATCCAGAAGGGCACAATATGCGAAAGCAATCGATCAGTCCAGAGACAGCATCCTCAGCATCCAAAAAAATTCAGAATTGCTGTCTATCAAGAACCTGGATTGTGCCAACAACGCGATCGAGTCATATTTAAGCACCCACCCGGACCGACGCTATAACGTGGTGTTTATGGATCCTCCCTTTCGAAAAGGAATGGTCATCCCCGCCATTAATTTGCTGGAAGAAAAGGGCTGGTTGGCCGCGGACGCCTGGGTCTACATTGAAACCGAAGCAGAACTCAATGCGCTTTGCACGCCAGACACCTGGACCTTGCATCGGGAAAAAACAGCAGGCCAGGTGCGCTATCGACTCTATCGTCGCCAAGCGCCCGACCTCGAAGCCAGTGTGAGCTCCGAAACAGCATCAGAATAA
- the ftsY gene encoding signal recognition particle-docking protein FtsY has product MQAIEMAFIALLGLFVLLFAVDMIRAARSRPMPRAFAQSKVSIVFVDKQKTEDGATEDAAAEVIELKPQDSQVPETVEKTLEEGVSLFARMKQGLSKTRANLSDNLTSLFLGAKSIDDDLLEEIETLLLTADVGMEATSDIIKVITEKLDRNQLTDAEMLYDLLKEELAGLLTASQAPLQLETERKPFVILVVGVNGVGKTTTIGKLAKRFQQEGKSVMLAAGDTFRAAAVEQLQVWGERNAVPVVAQHTGADSASVIYDAIESASAKGVDIVIADTAGRLQNKDNLMAELEKVVRVMRKFDPSAPHEVMLVLDAGTGQNALSQAELFRQAVGVSGITLTKLDGTAKGGIIFAIAKQQNLPIRFVGVGEQIDDLRAFDANEFVDALFAR; this is encoded by the coding sequence ATGCAAGCAATTGAAATGGCATTTATTGCCTTACTAGGTCTTTTTGTTCTGCTATTTGCGGTTGATATGATCAGGGCTGCGCGATCGCGCCCCATGCCAAGGGCCTTTGCACAGAGTAAGGTGTCGATTGTCTTTGTTGACAAGCAAAAAACGGAAGATGGCGCGACTGAGGACGCGGCGGCTGAAGTCATTGAGCTCAAGCCCCAGGACAGCCAGGTTCCTGAAACGGTCGAGAAGACACTTGAAGAAGGGGTCAGTTTATTTGCGCGCATGAAGCAGGGGTTAAGCAAGACCCGCGCGAATCTATCGGATAACCTCACGAGTCTTTTCCTGGGTGCAAAAAGCATTGATGATGATCTGCTTGAAGAGATTGAAACGTTGTTGTTGACGGCTGATGTCGGGATGGAAGCCACTTCAGATATCATCAAGGTGATTACTGAAAAGCTGGATCGGAACCAGCTGACTGACGCGGAAATGCTGTATGACTTATTGAAGGAAGAGCTGGCCGGGCTGCTTACAGCCAGTCAGGCCCCCCTTCAGCTTGAAACTGAGCGAAAGCCCTTTGTTATCCTGGTGGTGGGTGTTAACGGGGTTGGCAAAACCACGACAATTGGCAAGCTGGCAAAGCGGTTTCAGCAAGAAGGCAAATCGGTAATGTTGGCCGCGGGTGATACTTTCCGGGCCGCTGCTGTTGAGCAGCTGCAGGTGTGGGGGGAGCGTAACGCCGTTCCAGTTGTGGCCCAGCACACCGGGGCGGATAGTGCCTCAGTGATTTATGATGCGATTGAGTCCGCCAGCGCCAAAGGTGTGGATATTGTCATCGCGGATACTGCCGGACGATTACAGAATAAAGATAATCTCATGGCTGAGCTGGAAAAAGTCGTGCGCGTGATGCGCAAGTTTGATCCGTCTGCTCCCCATGAAGTGATGTTGGTTCTGGATGCGGGTACAGGGCAGAATGCGTTAAGCCAGGCGGAATTATTCCGTCAAGCGGTGGGCGTGAGTGGTATTACCCTGACTAAACTTGATGGTACCGCCAAAGGCGGTATTATTTTTGCCATTGCCAAACAGCAGAATCTGCCCATACGGTTTGTTGGCGTGGGTGAACAAATTGATGATCTGCGCGCATTTGATGCAAATGAATTTGTTGATGCCTTGTTTGCTCGCTAG
- the ftsE gene encoding cell division ATP-binding protein FtsE — protein sequence MIEFDRVGKSYDGREEVLSDIHFRLARGEMAFLTGHSGAGKSTLLKLMMLMERPSRGNIIVGGQHLGKILQRQIPYYRRHIGVVFQNHQLLFDRTVFANVALPLEVTGTPVKEVARRVRAALDKVGLLKKEKLNPMQLSGGEQQRIGIARAVVNKPPLLLADEPTGNLDPELSADIMHLFEQFNQVGVTVLIASHDLALISHLRHKLLTLRDGRLMVGQSTEVLA from the coding sequence ATGATTGAATTTGACCGGGTGGGGAAAAGCTACGATGGCCGGGAAGAGGTACTGAGCGATATTCATTTTCGTTTGGCGCGAGGTGAAATGGCCTTTCTCACCGGGCATTCCGGAGCCGGTAAAAGTACGTTGCTGAAATTGATGATGCTGATGGAGCGACCTTCCCGGGGTAATATCATCGTCGGAGGTCAACACCTTGGCAAAATCCTGCAGCGTCAAATCCCCTACTATCGGCGGCACATTGGCGTGGTGTTTCAAAATCACCAGTTGTTATTTGATCGTACGGTATTTGCTAATGTAGCCCTGCCGCTTGAGGTAACGGGAACGCCGGTCAAAGAGGTGGCCCGCCGGGTTCGTGCGGCGCTGGATAAAGTCGGTTTGCTCAAAAAGGAAAAACTGAATCCGATGCAGCTCTCCGGTGGTGAGCAACAGCGAATTGGTATTGCCCGGGCGGTGGTCAATAAACCGCCTTTGTTATTGGCTGATGAGCCGACCGGGAATCTGGATCCGGAGTTGTCGGCGGACATTATGCACTTGTTTGAACAATTCAATCAGGTTGGTGTGACTGTTTTGATTGCATCCCATGATTTGGCGTTGATATCGCATTTACGTCACAAATTATTGACGTTGCGCGACGGGCGTCTGATGGTCGGACAATCTACAGAGGTTCTGGCGTGA
- the ftsX gene encoding permease-like cell division protein FtsX, producing the protein MTKPAQAGSAPKSSGASTKPGERPLNGYFRHHRQVAKDSFRRMFRTPLASLFTCLVIGIAVALPCGMAMFLHDIRGLTSELGESAQVTFYLKANNREQTALAFLAELNALPEIDSSRYIPKADALRELEESHGIGDVVAFLDANPLPDVVVATPTLSALQSPDELQKLQQTWSQHKLVERVQLDLDWVQRLSLLSVVVERVVWVLSVLLGAAVLLIIGNTIRLEVENRRHEIIVVKLVGGTDAFVRRPLLYMGLWLGMGSGFCAALLLELAFSWLNEPVIRLSKLYGSEFSFSGVQISTFLLIVFVTSLLGIFGARMALSRHLQAVEPA; encoded by the coding sequence GTGACAAAACCGGCTCAGGCAGGCTCAGCACCGAAATCTTCAGGGGCTTCGACCAAGCCCGGCGAACGTCCCCTCAATGGCTATTTCCGGCACCACCGGCAGGTCGCTAAAGACAGTTTTCGGCGTATGTTCAGGACGCCTTTGGCCAGTCTGTTCACCTGTCTGGTGATCGGAATAGCGGTTGCGTTGCCCTGCGGTATGGCCATGTTCCTCCATGATATTCGGGGTCTGACCTCTGAGCTCGGGGAGTCCGCACAGGTGACGTTTTACCTCAAAGCCAATAATCGGGAGCAGACGGCATTGGCATTTCTCGCCGAGTTAAATGCGTTGCCGGAAATTGATTCATCACGGTATATTCCAAAAGCCGATGCTCTCCGGGAACTGGAAGAAAGTCACGGTATTGGCGATGTTGTTGCTTTCCTGGATGCCAATCCATTACCGGATGTTGTAGTGGCAACCCCAACACTTTCGGCGTTGCAAAGTCCTGATGAACTGCAGAAGTTGCAGCAAACATGGTCGCAGCACAAATTGGTCGAGCGGGTTCAGCTGGATCTTGATTGGGTGCAGCGATTATCACTGTTGTCCGTGGTTGTGGAGCGTGTGGTGTGGGTGTTGTCTGTATTGCTGGGGGCGGCTGTATTGCTGATTATTGGTAATACCATCCGCCTGGAGGTCGAAAACCGGCGTCATGAAATAATTGTTGTGAAGCTGGTCGGGGGAACCGATGCGTTTGTTCGGCGACCATTACTTTACATGGGGCTCTGGTTGGGGATGGGCAGTGGTTTTTGTGCCGCGCTGTTGCTCGAATTGGCGTTCAGTTGGTTAAATGAACCCGTAATTCGGCTCTCCAAGCTTTATGGCAGTGAGTTCAGTTTCAGTGGTGTGCAGATTTCGACTTTTTTGTTAATCGTTTTTGTCACCAGTTTGCTGGGTATTTTTGGAGCACGAATGGCTTTAAGTCGGCACTTACAAGCCGTTGAGCCTGCGTAA
- the rpoH gene encoding RNA polymerase sigma factor RpoH, which translates to MGTSLQPVDMLVPGGNLESYIQAVNTIPLLSADEERELAERLHEDSDLEAARQLVMSHLRFVVHIAKSYSGYGLAQADLIQEGNVGLMKAVKRFNPEYGVRLVSFAVHWIKAEIHEFILRNWRIVKVATTKAQRKLFFNLRSAKKKLAWLTHDEVNSVAADLGVDPQVVREMEGRLSAQDAAFDAGVDDDDEQAYQAPVYYLEDKRYDPAQQLEKADWTEDSNARLHDALMSLDERSQDILNQRWLGESKATLHDLADKYGVSAERIRQLEKNAMKKVRVQMES; encoded by the coding sequence ATGGGAACAAGCTTGCAGCCGGTAGATATGTTGGTTCCGGGTGGGAATCTCGAGTCATATATTCAGGCAGTAAACACAATCCCTTTACTCAGTGCTGATGAAGAGCGGGAGTTAGCGGAGAGACTGCACGAAGATAGTGATCTCGAGGCAGCGCGACAATTGGTTATGTCCCACCTGCGTTTTGTGGTTCATATTGCCAAGAGCTATTCCGGTTATGGCCTGGCCCAGGCCGATTTGATCCAGGAAGGCAACGTTGGCCTGATGAAAGCGGTCAAGCGCTTCAACCCGGAATACGGGGTGCGTCTGGTGTCGTTTGCTGTCCACTGGATTAAAGCTGAAATCCATGAGTTTATTCTGCGCAACTGGCGTATCGTGAAAGTAGCCACTACCAAGGCGCAACGAAAGTTATTCTTTAATCTGCGTAGTGCCAAGAAAAAGCTGGCGTGGTTGACTCATGATGAAGTTAATTCTGTTGCTGCAGATTTGGGGGTTGATCCACAGGTTGTGCGTGAAATGGAAGGTCGCCTGAGTGCTCAGGATGCGGCCTTTGATGCAGGTGTCGATGATGATGACGAGCAGGCCTACCAAGCGCCAGTCTACTATCTTGAAGACAAGCGCTATGACCCGGCACAACAGCTTGAGAAAGCAGATTGGACCGAAGATTCCAACGCTCGTTTACATGATGCCTTGATGTCATTGGACGAACGCAGTCAGGACATTTTGAATCAGCGTTGGTTGGGTGAAAGCAAGGCCACATTGCACGATCTTGCCGACAAGTACGGGGTATCTGCCGAGCGTATTCGTCAATTGGAAAAGAATGCAATGAAGAAAGTCAGGGTACAGATGGAGTCTTGA
- a CDS encoding NAD(P)-dependent oxidoreductase: protein MSLNITFLGVGLMGAPMVSRLLADGYALTLWNRTRAKAEAFATDARIANDPVAAVTGADIVITMLETGPVVEQVLFESGADSALKAGATVIDMSSIPPAMARDFSSRLRSKSVCFLDAPVSGGTVGAEQGALAIMVGGERATYDAMEPLFKVFGKSTYIGPQGAGQLAKLANQAIVGITIGAVSEALLLAEQGGADPVAVREALMGGFAASRILDLHGQRMIERRFEPGATARVQLKDLRTILDEARAEGLSLPLSQRVYESYLALVNSGHEGVDHSGLLLQLEALNGCKMASSDASHAEAQGVNLENPDA from the coding sequence ATGAGTTTGAATATTACGTTTTTAGGTGTCGGTTTAATGGGGGCTCCCATGGTGAGTCGGTTGCTGGCTGATGGCTATGCACTGACATTATGGAATCGGACTCGCGCCAAGGCGGAGGCTTTTGCTACTGACGCCAGGATTGCGAATGATCCGGTTGCAGCGGTAACGGGCGCGGATATTGTGATCACCATGCTGGAAACCGGGCCTGTAGTTGAGCAGGTACTGTTTGAAAGCGGTGCAGATTCGGCATTAAAGGCTGGAGCTACGGTAATCGACATGAGTTCAATTCCCCCGGCGATGGCGCGGGACTTCAGTTCCCGTTTACGGTCGAAATCGGTTTGCTTTCTCGATGCACCGGTGTCAGGTGGTACTGTGGGGGCCGAACAGGGGGCACTGGCCATCATGGTTGGGGGTGAGCGGGCAACCTATGATGCGATGGAGCCGTTGTTCAAGGTATTTGGCAAATCGACATACATCGGGCCCCAAGGTGCTGGGCAGTTGGCTAAATTGGCCAATCAAGCCATAGTCGGCATTACCATTGGAGCAGTAAGTGAAGCCTTGTTGCTTGCCGAGCAAGGGGGGGCTGATCCGGTGGCGGTGCGTGAAGCGTTGATGGGAGGCTTTGCCGCAAGTCGAATTTTGGATCTTCACGGGCAAAGAATGATTGAACGGCGCTTTGAGCCCGGCGCTACGGCTCGGGTGCAATTGAAAGATTTGCGCACTATTTTAGATGAAGCTCGGGCCGAAGGGCTCTCTTTGCCGTTGTCCCAACGTGTTTATGAGTCTTATCTGGCATTGGTCAACAGCGGTCACGAAGGCGTTGATCACAGTGGCTTACTGCTGCAATTAGAGGCCTTGAATGGCTGCAAAATGGCAAGCTCGGATGCAAGTCATGCTGAGGCTCAGGGCGTAAATTTGGAGAACCCGGATGCCTAG
- the hyi gene encoding hydroxypyruvate isomerase has protein sequence MPRFAANLTMLYTEHDFIDRFRYAADDGFKGVEYLFPYQWDAKALRDALQEHQLTQVLFNLPPGDWEAGERGIACHPDRVEEFRAGVELAMDYAEYLGCRKINCLAGLAPKGVAEADLRACLLENVRYAASRLREIGVQLQLEAINSRVDMPGFYLDSAADVVDLIREEQLDNVALQYDIYHMQIMEGDLSRRIQSYWPYIGHIQFADNPGRHEPGTGEINFKHLFSWLDKLGYEGWVSAEYRPKVSTEASFEWLKRLQHGNWL, from the coding sequence ATGCCTAGATTTGCTGCAAATCTGACGATGCTCTATACCGAGCATGATTTTATAGATCGTTTCCGGTACGCCGCTGATGACGGCTTTAAGGGGGTTGAATACTTATTCCCCTATCAATGGGATGCGAAGGCTTTGCGAGATGCGTTGCAGGAGCACCAGTTAACACAAGTTCTGTTCAATCTTCCCCCGGGAGACTGGGAGGCCGGTGAGCGGGGTATTGCCTGTCATCCCGACCGGGTTGAAGAATTCCGGGCAGGGGTTGAGCTGGCGATGGATTATGCTGAGTACCTCGGCTGCAGGAAAATTAATTGTCTGGCAGGCTTGGCACCGAAAGGTGTAGCAGAGGCGGATTTGCGAGCTTGTTTACTGGAGAATGTGCGCTATGCTGCCAGCCGTCTACGGGAGATTGGTGTGCAGCTGCAATTGGAGGCGATTAACAGTCGTGTTGATATGCCGGGATTCTATCTGGATTCTGCCGCAGATGTGGTCGACCTCATCCGAGAGGAGCAGTTGGATAATGTCGCACTGCAATATGATATTTATCACATGCAGATTATGGAGGGGGATCTGAGCCGACGAATTCAATCGTATTGGCCTTATATTGGTCATATTCAGTTTGCCGATAATCCCGGCAGACACGAACCTGGAACCGGCGAAATCAATTTCAAGCACCTTTTTAGCTGGTTGGATAAACTGGGTTACGAAGGCTGGGTCAGTGCCGAATATCGTCCCAAAGTAAGCACCGAGGCCAGTTTTGAGTGGCTAAAAAGATTACAACATGGTAACTGGTTGTGA